In Blautia sp. SC05B48, a single genomic region encodes these proteins:
- a CDS encoding complex I 24 kDa subunit family protein, with protein sequence MLDQTYYKKTDEIIEHYGRKAASLIPIMQDIQAEYRYLPGELLTYVAEQIGVKEAKAYSVATFYENFSFEPKGKYIIKVCDGTACHVRKSMPVKEAMLKELGLSHKKHTTDDMMFTVETVSCLGACGLAPTLTVNDEVHPKMTPEKAVELLNELRGESV encoded by the coding sequence ATGTTAGACCAGACGTATTACAAGAAAACGGATGAGATCATCGAGCACTACGGCCGGAAAGCTGCATCACTGATTCCGATCATGCAGGATATTCAGGCTGAGTACCGTTATCTTCCGGGAGAGCTTCTTACTTATGTTGCGGAACAGATTGGTGTAAAAGAAGCGAAGGCGTACAGTGTAGCTACTTTCTATGAGAACTTTTCCTTTGAGCCGAAGGGCAAGTACATCATCAAGGTATGTGACGGTACTGCCTGTCATGTACGTAAGTCCATGCCTGTAAAGGAAGCAATGCTGAAGGAGCTTGGACTGAGTCATAAGAAGCATACTACAGATGATATGATGTTTACCGTTGAGACAGTCTCCTGTCTTGGTGCCTGCGGACTTGCACCGACACTGACTGTAAATGATGAAGTTCACCCGAAGATGACTCCTGAGAAGGCTGTTGAGCTTTTAAATGAATTGAGAGGTGAGAGCGTATGA
- a CDS encoding glucosaminidase domain-containing protein: protein MYRFRNSFCLRMMMLAGVLVFGTPVGVFAEEADHSMEGQISKPQPSGESDADSFVDDSTDNTYGYYTIMGCTTVTGEDMVAQYEAQNVEYPSGILTEGGAPDIDTFCTIVTEEADAEGVRGEVVFEQAMLETGWLQFGGDASAGQFNFSGLGTTGGGVAGNSFPDVRTGIRAQVQHLKAYASSDELNQVCVDNRFQYVTRESAPYVEWLGIQENPYGGGWAAGRSYGYKLRSLLANLKGEEYTWPESTEAVEK, encoded by the coding sequence ATGTACAGATTCCGAAATAGTTTTTGTTTACGGATGATGATGCTTGCAGGCGTTCTGGTATTCGGAACGCCTGTGGGTGTTTTTGCAGAAGAAGCGGATCATTCCATGGAGGGACAGATCTCCAAGCCCCAGCCATCCGGAGAGAGTGATGCAGATAGTTTTGTGGATGATTCCACAGATAATACTTACGGATATTATACGATCATGGGGTGTACCACAGTGACTGGGGAGGATATGGTGGCGCAGTATGAGGCGCAGAATGTGGAATATCCTTCCGGTATCCTGACAGAGGGTGGCGCACCGGACATTGATACGTTTTGCACAATTGTGACAGAGGAAGCGGATGCGGAGGGTGTCCGTGGGGAGGTTGTTTTTGAGCAGGCGATGCTTGAGACCGGTTGGCTTCAGTTTGGCGGAGATGCCAGTGCCGGGCAGTTTAATTTTTCCGGACTTGGGACTACCGGCGGCGGTGTTGCCGGAAATTCCTTTCCGGATGTCAGGACCGGGATTCGGGCTCAGGTACAGCATCTGAAGGCTTATGCGTCTTCGGATGAACTGAATCAGGTCTGTGTGGATAACCGTTTTCAGTATGTGACCCGGGAGAGTGCACCTTATGTGGAATGGCTTGGGATTCAGGAGAATCCTTACGGCGGTGGATGGGCCGCCGGGAGAAGCTATGGATATAAGCTTAGAAGCCTTCTGGCAAATCTGAAAGGTGAGGAATATACCTGGCCGGAGAGCACAGAGGCTGTGGAGAAATGA
- a CDS encoding DUF3786 domain-containing protein, protein MAFSINDLNYEKDSKERMPWEHYIEEFSKADPAEIAGRLSLPYDEEKKVLTLKFLESVYYISWPDFQVTHEEDDAGFYPLEEMHYAKILAIRFLLNGNVSQGSGRFKTYREMPWGEVYLRQFDGRCIKRLAFTYGNRLKDFKEIMEHIHAVPVDHGDIAYQVEIFPGYVVQMILWEGDDEFPPSSQILFSDNFPVSFAAEDMAVMGDVIIGSLKAFLKCL, encoded by the coding sequence ATGGCTTTTAGTATAAATGACTTGAATTATGAAAAAGACAGCAAGGAAAGAATGCCCTGGGAGCATTATATAGAGGAGTTCAGTAAGGCAGACCCGGCAGAAATTGCCGGACGTCTTTCACTTCCTTATGACGAAGAGAAGAAAGTACTGACTCTGAAATTCCTGGAAAGCGTTTATTATATTTCCTGGCCGGATTTTCAGGTAACTCATGAAGAAGACGATGCGGGATTTTATCCTCTTGAGGAAATGCATTATGCAAAGATCCTTGCTATCCGTTTTCTGCTGAACGGGAATGTATCTCAGGGAAGCGGAAGGTTTAAAACATACAGGGAAATGCCCTGGGGAGAGGTTTATCTCCGTCAGTTTGATGGCAGGTGCATCAAACGCCTGGCTTTCACATACGGAAACAGACTTAAGGATTTCAAGGAAATCATGGAACACATCCATGCGGTTCCCGTGGATCATGGAGATATTGCATACCAGGTGGAGATCTTTCCAGGATATGTAGTTCAGATGATCCTCTGGGAGGGGGATGATGAATTTCCGCCGTCCTCACAGATCTTGTTTTCTGATAATTTTCCGGTTTCCTTTGCGGCTGAGGATATGGCCGTTATGGGAGACGTTATCATTGGGTCTTTAAAGGCATTTCTGAAATGTCTTTAA
- a CDS encoding bifunctional 5,10-methylenetetrahydrofolate dehydrogenase/5,10-methenyltetrahydrofolate cyclohydrolase — MAKQLLGKEVTAALNEKIKANVAELQAKGVDPTLCIIRVGENPSDISYERGATKRCETLGVACEKILLPEDVSQDELLATIDKVNKDDKIHGVLLFRPLPKHLDQAVIENALAAEKDVDCMTDLSMSGVFTGKKIGFPPCTPQACMEILDHYGIDCTGKKAVVIGRSLVVGKPAAMMLVKKNATVTICHTRTVDMPSVAKEAEIVIVAAGRAGVVGADYVREGQTIIDVGINVNAEGKLCGDVDYAAVEPIVDAITPVPGGVGSVTTSVLVGHVVEAAMRKAQ, encoded by the coding sequence ATGGCAAAGCAGTTATTAGGTAAAGAAGTAACAGCGGCTCTCAATGAAAAGATCAAAGCGAACGTTGCAGAGCTTCAGGCAAAAGGTGTAGATCCTACACTTTGCATTATCCGTGTTGGTGAGAATCCAAGCGATATTTCCTATGAGAGAGGTGCTACAAAGCGCTGTGAGACTCTTGGTGTTGCATGTGAGAAAATTCTTCTTCCGGAGGATGTTTCCCAGGATGAGCTTCTTGCAACCATCGATAAAGTAAACAAAGATGACAAGATCCATGGAGTTCTTCTGTTCCGTCCGCTGCCAAAACATCTGGATCAGGCAGTGATCGAGAATGCACTTGCAGCAGAGAAGGATGTTGACTGTATGACAGATCTTTCCATGTCTGGTGTATTTACAGGCAAGAAGATCGGATTCCCGCCATGTACACCGCAGGCATGCATGGAGATCCTTGATCACTATGGAATCGACTGCACAGGCAAAAAAGCGGTTGTTATCGGAAGAAGTCTTGTAGTTGGTAAACCGGCTGCCATGATGCTTGTTAAGAAAAATGCGACAGTAACGATCTGCCATACAAGAACCGTTGATATGCCGTCTGTTGCAAAAGAGGCGGAAATCGTCATCGTTGCAGCTGGTCGTGCTGGTGTTGTCGGCGCTGATTATGTCAGAGAGGGACAGACCATTATCGATGTTGGTATCAATGTCAATGCAGAGGGTAAGCTTTGTGGTGATGTTGATTATGCGGCAGTTGAGCCAATCGTTGATGCGATCACACCGGTTCCTGGCGGAGTAGGAAGTGTTACAACTTCTGTTCTTGTAGGACACGTAGTTGAAGCAGCAATGAGAAAAGCGCAGTAA
- a CDS encoding cyclodeaminase/cyclohydrolase family protein encodes MGFSTSTCTEFVEVLSSKAPVPGGGGASALVAAVGTALGNMVGSLTVGKKKYADVEDEMWELKKKCDQLQKDFLHLIERDAEVFEPLSKAYGMPRETEEEKAEKARVMEAALKEACSVPMEIMEKCCEAIELIVEFGAKGSKLAISDAGVGAAFCKAALKGASLNVYINTKSMADRAYAEELNKKADAMLEKYTKIADETFDSVLGRLK; translated from the coding sequence ATGGGATTTTCTACCAGTACATGTACTGAATTTGTCGAGGTATTAAGCTCCAAGGCACCGGTTCCAGGCGGCGGCGGTGCATCTGCCCTTGTAGCTGCTGTTGGTACAGCTCTTGGAAATATGGTTGGAAGCCTTACTGTCGGTAAGAAAAAATATGCAGATGTAGAAGATGAAATGTGGGAGCTGAAAAAGAAATGTGATCAGCTTCAGAAAGATTTCCTTCATCTGATTGAGAGAGATGCGGAAGTTTTTGAGCCTCTTTCCAAGGCTTACGGAATGCCGAGAGAGACCGAAGAAGAGAAGGCTGAGAAGGCTCGAGTAATGGAAGCTGCCCTCAAGGAAGCATGCTCTGTTCCTATGGAGATCATGGAGAAATGCTGCGAGGCTATTGAACTTATCGTTGAGTTCGGAGCAAAAGGTTCTAAGCTTGCAATTAGTGATGCTGGTGTAGGTGCTGCATTCTGCAAAGCAGCTCTTAAGGGAGCAAGCCTGAATGTGTACATTAACACAAAATCTATGGCTGACCGTGCGTATGCAGAGGAATTAAACAAAAAAGCAGACGCTATGCTTGAGAAATATACAAAGATCGCAGACGAGACATTTGACAGTGTTCTCGGAAGACTGAAATAG
- a CDS encoding formate--tetrahydrofolate ligase, which translates to MGFKSDIEIAQECEMLPITQIAEKAGIDDKYLEQYGKYKAKIDYNLLKESDKKDGKLILVTAINPTPAGEGKTTTTVGLADAMQKMGKKVMVALREPSLGPVFGVKGGAAGGGYAQVVPMEDINLHFTGDFHAIGAANNLLAAMIDNHIFQGNDLNIDPRKITWRRCVDMNDRQLRNVVDGLGGRTNGMPREDGYDITVASEIMAVLCLASDIKDLKERLSRIIIGYTYGKVSEQKPVTAGDLHAEGAMTALLKDALKPNLVQTLEHVPAIVHGGPFANIAHGCNSVTATKMAMKLADYAITEAGFGADLGAEKFLDIKCRMAGLHPSAVVIVATVRALKYNGGVPKADLNNENLEALEKGLPNLLKHVSNIKNVYKLPCVVAINAFPTDTKAELDLVEAKCKELGVNVALSEVWAKGGEGGMKLAEEVIRLVEEPNDFTYAYELEGSIEDKLNNIVQKVYGGKKVVLTANAQKQAKQLETLGFGNCPICVAKTQYSLTDDQTKLGAPTDFEVTVRNLKISAGAGFIVALTGEIMTMPGLPKVPAATKIDVDETGKITGLF; encoded by the coding sequence ATGGGATTTAAAAGTGACATCGAAATTGCACAGGAGTGCGAAATGCTTCCAATCACACAGATTGCAGAGAAGGCAGGTATTGACGACAAATATCTGGAGCAGTACGGTAAGTACAAAGCAAAAATTGATTACAATCTGTTAAAAGAGAGTGACAAGAAAGATGGTAAGCTGATCCTCGTAACAGCTATCAACCCGACACCTGCAGGAGAGGGAAAAACAACAACAACCGTTGGTCTTGCAGATGCAATGCAGAAAATGGGCAAAAAAGTAATGGTAGCTCTTCGTGAGCCATCCCTCGGACCGGTATTCGGTGTAAAAGGTGGTGCAGCAGGCGGCGGTTATGCACAGGTAGTTCCGATGGAGGATATCAACCTTCACTTTACCGGTGACTTCCATGCGATCGGTGCGGCAAACAACCTTCTTGCAGCAATGATCGACAACCATATCTTCCAGGGTAATGACCTGAACATTGACCCGAGAAAGATCACATGGAGACGTTGCGTGGACATGAACGACCGTCAGCTTCGTAATGTAGTAGATGGTCTTGGCGGAAGAACAAACGGTATGCCTCGTGAAGACGGATACGACATCACAGTTGCATCTGAGATCATGGCAGTTCTTTGCCTCGCAAGTGACATCAAAGACCTGAAAGAGAGACTTTCCAGAATCATCATCGGATATACCTATGGTAAAGTTTCCGAGCAGAAACCGGTAACAGCTGGTGATCTTCATGCAGAGGGTGCTATGACAGCACTTCTGAAAGATGCCCTGAAACCAAACCTTGTACAGACACTGGAGCATGTTCCTGCAATCGTACACGGCGGACCATTCGCAAACATCGCTCATGGATGTAACTCCGTAACAGCTACAAAGATGGCTATGAAACTTGCAGATTATGCTATCACAGAGGCTGGATTCGGTGCTGACCTTGGTGCAGAGAAATTCCTTGACATCAAGTGTCGTATGGCAGGCCTTCATCCAAGCGCAGTTGTTATCGTAGCTACTGTTCGTGCACTGAAATACAACGGTGGTGTTCCGAAGGCAGATCTGAACAACGAGAACCTTGAGGCTCTTGAGAAAGGTCTTCCAAACCTTCTGAAACATGTAAGCAATATCAAAAATGTATACAAACTTCCATGTGTAGTTGCTATCAATGCATTCCCGACCGATACCAAGGCAGAGCTTGACCTGGTTGAGGCAAAATGTAAAGAGCTTGGCGTTAACGTTGCACTTTCCGAGGTATGGGCAAAAGGCGGCGAAGGCGGCATGAAGCTTGCTGAGGAAGTAATCCGTCTTGTTGAGGAGCCGAATGACTTCACATATGCTTATGAGCTTGAGGGATCCATCGAGGATAAACTGAATAACATCGTACAGAAAGTTTACGGTGGTAAGAAAGTTGTTCTTACAGCAAATGCTCAGAAACAGGCAAAACAGCTGGAAACACTTGGATTTGGCAACTGCCCGATCTGTGTTGCTAAGACACAGTACAGTCTGACTGATGATCAGACAAAACTTGGTGCACCGACAGACTTTGAGGTAACAGTACGTAACCTGAAGATTTCCGCAGGTGCAGGATTCATCGTTGCTCTGACAGGTGAGATCATGACTATGCCAGGTCTCCCGAAAGTTCCGGCAGCAACCAAGATCGATGTAGATGAGACAGGTAAGATCACAGGTCTCTTCTAA
- the acsE gene encoding carbon monoxide dehydrogenase/acetyl-CoA synthase methytransferase subunit: MAKFVTIGERLSTTAPAVNKAFTERDPEPIIKRAKQQLDAGATYLDVNIGPAENDGEDLMKWAVQLLQSEFDNVPLALDTTNQKAIEAGISVYNRSKGKPIVNSADAGDRISNIDLAAANDAICIALCSSGMVASDNDERMMHCQNMLERGLGLGMEAEDLWFDPLFLVVKGMQDKQMEVLEAIKMFSEMGLNSTGGLSNNSNGMPKHIRPIMDSALVAMAMMNGLTSAIVNPNDLRLMETIKSCDVFKGNTLYADSYLEI, encoded by the coding sequence ATGGCAAAATTTGTAACAATTGGGGAGAGACTTTCAACAACAGCACCGGCAGTAAATAAAGCATTTACTGAGAGAGATCCTGAGCCGATCATCAAAAGAGCAAAACAGCAGCTTGATGCAGGCGCTACATATCTTGACGTAAACATCGGACCTGCTGAGAACGATGGCGAGGACCTTATGAAATGGGCAGTACAGCTCCTTCAGTCTGAGTTTGACAATGTTCCGCTTGCTCTGGATACTACAAACCAGAAAGCTATTGAGGCTGGTATTTCCGTATACAACAGAAGCAAAGGTAAACCGATCGTAAACTCTGCAGATGCTGGAGACAGAATTTCCAATATCGACCTTGCAGCAGCTAACGATGCGATCTGTATCGCACTTTGCTCTTCCGGTATGGTTGCATCAGACAATGACGAGCGTATGATGCATTGCCAGAACATGCTTGAGAGAGGTCTTGGCCTTGGTATGGAAGCAGAGGATCTCTGGTTTGATCCGCTTTTCCTTGTTGTAAAAGGAATGCAGGACAAACAGATGGAAGTTCTTGAGGCAATCAAGATGTTCTCCGAGATGGGTCTGAACTCCACTGGCGGTCTTTCCAACAACAGTAACGGTATGCCAAAACATATCCGTCCGATCATGGACTCTGCTCTTGTAGCTATGGCTATGATGAATGGTCTTACATCTGCAATCGTTAACCCTAACGACCTTCGTCTTATGGAGACAATCAAATCCTGTGACGTATTCAAGGGTAACACACTTTACGCAGATTCTTACCTTGAGATCTAA
- a CDS encoding 4Fe-4S dicluster domain-containing protein, whose translation MRNLDTPVKQIRRKIFTEIAKIGFESTDESLIHDIESIPYNIVEERAKYRESIYRERAVASERVRLAMGLSLRPENRSVHLTDGVKASNIDEKYYEPPLMQVIPSACSACESNKYEVSNMCRGCVAHPCLLTCPKGAISMVNGKSFIDQDKCIHCGRCKAVCPYDAIAHKERPCERACGVKAIESDEQGRASINQDKCVSCGMCMVSCPFGAISDKSQIFQLAHALREGTEIIAEIAPAYINQFGEDVTPGKFRSALTQLGFSNIYEVALGADIGCISEAHHYAKEVATGNLPFLLTSCCPSWSVMAKKYFPAMIDNISQELTPMVATARIVKKEHPNAKVVFIGPCASKKLEAMRHSVRSDVDFVITFEELWGLFDAKDIIPSACEDIPEETQAATAAGRGYAIAGGVAGAIEACLKEYYPDVPVHIEHAESLAECKKVLTLAKAGKIKNCMIEGMACPGGCIGGAGTNAGFAKTSKALKKYVDGSDPKIPSQELENLELN comes from the coding sequence ATGCGAAATCTCGACACACCAGTTAAACAGATCCGGCGAAAGATTTTTACAGAAATTGCGAAGATCGGATTTGAATCCACGGACGAATCCCTGATTCACGATATTGAATCCATCCCTTACAATATTGTAGAGGAACGCGCGAAATATCGCGAGAGCATCTATCGTGAAAGAGCTGTTGCAAGTGAACGTGTCCGTCTGGCCATGGGACTTTCCCTCCGCCCGGAAAATCGTTCTGTACATCTTACTGATGGCGTAAAAGCCAGCAATATTGATGAAAAATATTATGAACCACCTCTTATGCAGGTGATTCCTTCCGCATGTTCCGCATGCGAATCCAACAAATACGAAGTCAGCAACATGTGCCGCGGCTGTGTTGCACATCCCTGTTTACTCACCTGCCCCAAAGGCGCCATTTCCATGGTAAACGGAAAATCCTTCATCGACCAGGACAAATGCATTCACTGCGGAAGATGCAAAGCTGTCTGTCCCTACGACGCCATCGCCCATAAAGAACGTCCCTGCGAACGCGCCTGCGGTGTAAAAGCCATCGAAAGCGATGAACAGGGACGCGCTTCCATCAACCAGGATAAATGTGTATCCTGCGGTATGTGTATGGTCAGCTGCCCATTCGGTGCCATCTCTGATAAATCCCAGATTTTCCAGCTGGCACATGCCCTCCGTGAGGGAACTGAGATTATTGCAGAAATTGCACCAGCTTACATCAATCAGTTCGGTGAAGATGTAACTCCCGGTAAATTCCGCTCTGCTTTAACTCAGCTTGGATTTTCCAATATTTATGAAGTAGCACTCGGCGCAGACATCGGCTGTATTTCCGAGGCCCATCATTATGCAAAAGAAGTAGCCACCGGCAATCTCCCGTTCCTGCTTACCTCCTGCTGTCCGTCATGGTCTGTAATGGCGAAGAAATACTTCCCGGCTATGATTGACAACATCTCACAGGAACTGACCCCGATGGTGGCAACTGCCCGCATTGTAAAAAAAGAACATCCCAATGCGAAAGTAGTATTCATCGGACCATGCGCCTCCAAGAAACTGGAAGCCATGCGCCATTCCGTAAGAAGTGATGTGGATTTTGTTATCACTTTCGAAGAACTTTGGGGATTGTTCGATGCCAAAGATATCATTCCATCTGCATGCGAGGATATTCCGGAAGAAACCCAGGCCGCAACCGCCGCAGGACGAGGATACGCCATCGCCGGCGGCGTAGCTGGTGCCATTGAAGCCTGTCTGAAGGAATATTATCCTGATGTCCCCGTCCACATCGAACACGCCGAAAGCCTCGCTGAGTGCAAAAAAGTTCTCACTCTGGCCAAAGCCGGCAAGATCAAAAACTGCATGATCGAAGGAATGGCCTGTCCGGGAGGCTGCATCGGCGGTGCCGGAACCAATGCCGGCTTCGCAAAAACCTCCAAAGCACTCAAGAAATATGTAGATGGCTCAGACCCTAAGATTCCATCTCAGGAACTTGAAAATCTGGAATTGAATTAA
- the acsV gene encoding corrinoid activation/regeneration protein AcsV yields the protein MFKVTFAFENGSTVEAFANAGDNLLEVARGANVAIDAPCSGNGACGKCRVQLKSGELDSKKTLHISDEEYGAGWRLACMSKISADVEVLVPDIASAYKSRMKVADLSSKEEIAIFENAKHEVEMAGIELTNSLDVIEVHMEEPSLDDTMPDNERLTRALRKYMNLKHIRIPYSVLKKLPDVLRNSKFSVKCVVRTTPNDMFVYDIFDSKEDVVIGGLAVDIGTTTVSAVLINMESGEILAKSSSGNGQIRFGADVINRIIESQKPGGKKKLQDAVIKETINPMIHEMCRSIHFPEEQIYRMCVASNTTMNHLFAGINADPLRMEPYIPTFFKTNSLFASDVGIEINPDAHIIVAPNIGSYVGGDITAGTLVSMIWNRPEFSLFIDLGTNGELVFGNSDFMMSCACSAGPAFEGGDISCGMRATDGAIEACTIDKETMEPTYKVVGEPGTKPVGLCGSGIIDVISELFMTGIINPKGKFVREGKRIRHDHYGMGSYVIAFEEEAGSAKDVEITEVDIDNFIRAKGAIFSAIRTMLNSLDFDVSMIDDVYVAGGIGSGINMSNAVHIGMFPDIPLEKFHYIGNSSLTGAYLMLHSTPAEKKTYELASNMTYLELSTVPTYMDEFVGACFIPHTDTNLFPSVMEEQQKR from the coding sequence ATGTTTAAGGTGACTTTTGCTTTTGAAAATGGCAGTACGGTAGAAGCATTTGCCAATGCGGGGGATAATTTACTGGAGGTTGCTCGTGGCGCCAATGTGGCTATCGATGCACCATGTTCCGGAAACGGAGCCTGTGGAAAATGTCGGGTACAGTTAAAAAGCGGAGAACTGGACTCAAAGAAAACTCTTCATATTTCGGATGAAGAATATGGCGCAGGCTGGCGTCTGGCCTGTATGAGCAAGATCAGTGCAGATGTGGAGGTTCTTGTTCCGGATATTGCATCCGCATATAAGAGCCGAATGAAAGTGGCTGATTTAAGCTCAAAAGAAGAAATTGCTATTTTTGAAAATGCCAAGCATGAAGTTGAGATGGCTGGCATAGAACTTACAAACAGTCTTGATGTTATAGAAGTACACATGGAGGAACCATCTCTGGATGATACCATGCCGGATAATGAGAGACTGACACGGGCACTGCGGAAATATATGAATCTTAAACATATCAGAATTCCCTATTCCGTGCTGAAAAAACTTCCGGATGTACTTCGAAACAGTAAATTTTCAGTGAAATGTGTGGTTCGTACAACACCGAACGACATGTTTGTATACGATATTTTTGACAGTAAAGAAGATGTTGTGATCGGTGGTCTTGCCGTAGATATCGGTACCACAACAGTTTCTGCAGTTCTGATCAATATGGAAAGCGGAGAGATCCTGGCCAAAAGCTCTTCCGGAAACGGACAGATCCGTTTTGGTGCGGATGTTATCAACCGTATTATTGAATCTCAGAAACCTGGAGGAAAAAAGAAGCTTCAGGATGCAGTGATCAAAGAGACCATCAATCCGATGATCCACGAGATGTGCAGAAGCATTCACTTCCCGGAGGAACAGATCTACCGGATGTGTGTTGCTTCCAATACAACCATGAATCATCTGTTTGCAGGGATCAATGCGGATCCGCTTCGCATGGAGCCGTATATTCCTACATTTTTCAAAACAAATTCCTTATTTGCATCCGATGTGGGAATTGAGATCAATCCGGATGCACATATTATCGTGGCTCCGAATATCGGAAGCTATGTAGGTGGAGATATCACTGCCGGTACACTGGTAAGTATGATCTGGAACAGACCGGAATTTTCTCTGTTTATCGACCTTGGTACTAACGGAGAGCTTGTGTTCGGTAATTCCGATTTTATGATGAGCTGTGCATGTTCCGCAGGTCCTGCCTTTGAGGGTGGAGATATCAGCTGCGGTATGCGTGCTACAGACGGTGCTATTGAGGCATGTACCATTGATAAAGAAACTATGGAACCGACATATAAGGTTGTAGGCGAACCTGGAACCAAACCGGTAGGACTTTGCGGTTCCGGTATCATTGATGTGATCAGTGAACTTTTTATGACAGGAATCATCAATCCGAAGGGCAAATTTGTTCGTGAAGGCAAAAGAATCCGTCACGATCATTATGGCATGGGAAGCTATGTGATCGCGTTTGAAGAGGAAGCCGGTTCTGCCAAGGATGTTGAGATCACAGAAGTAGATATTGATAATTTTATCCGTGCCAAAGGCGCTATTTTCTCTGCAATCCGTACTATGCTGAATTCTCTTGATTTCGATGTTTCCATGATCGATGACGTATATGTTGCCGGTGGAATCGGAAGCGGGATCAATATGTCTAATGCAGTGCATATCGGAATGTTCCCGGATATTCCTCTTGAGAAATTCCACTATATTGGTAACTCTTCTCTTACAGGTGCTTATCTGATGCTTCATTCCACACCGGCAGAGAAAAAGACATACGAACTTGCATCCAATATGACTTATCTGGAGCTTTCTACAGTTCCGACTTATATGGATGAGTTTGTAGGTGCATGCTTTATTCCACATACGGACACAAATCTGTTTCCGTCTGTTATGGAAGAACAGCAGAAGAGATAA